The segment GCACTATAATATTACACATATATGCATATGGCAGATATTCAGTATAGAAATCTTAATTAGTTTAAGCATAAAGTAATGAGAAAAACTCAGGCTTAATTATATTGAAGTAAGCTATCTCTGAAGTTTGCAATAGAGCATATACAGTAAATCATTCAGTGTGTTAATATTATGATACCCTTCAGATTAAATTGATGGTAAACATAAACAAGCTAACTTGTTCCTATTACCAATGCTTAAATCAAATGTATTTGGACCATACAACTTACACAGTGTCTCCTTTCATGAACATCTCAGGCCTCTCCTTAATCAGGTTTGTCCGTACCCAAGAAAGCAAATCTTTCATGATTAACTGagaaaggaaggagaaaatgacAGAGAATGAAAGAATGTTCCAATGTatcatagttaaaaaatatttatggctATATAATGTACCTTGGCTTCTCCATTTTGTTGCTCAATATTGACATTATGAATCTTCTTAGAGTCACAAAGAAGTTCCAAGCCTCCACTGTATGTTTCAGTAATGTTATCAGATCAAAAAAAGACTCCCGGTTctaatctcatatatatatatatatatatatatatatatatatatatatatatatatattacgatGGACTCTAATAGGATACACATCCAGGAACCATGATTAATtgtaagattaatttatattgcACTCCACCAAGTTCCATACTTTGCAAATATCACATTCTCTGCCCTATCTCCAACACCAATGTCACAATTGTCGTATAGAGTTTCTTTCAATAATCTCCTAACTATTATTTTCGAATGTCATGATTAGCATAGATAGAGTGGGATCATGATGCTGATAAAACACTGTAGCTAAGAACATCATCCCATCACACAAGTTGAATAGGTGATAACGGCCATCGACAATGTTcaaaacatcatcaaaatttcataCGATGATGCAGATAAAATCCATGTTACTGTTTACcaaccaaacaaacaaatagaagAAGATAAAGCATACAATTTCTAAAATAACACTCTGTATCTTATAGCTTAATTAATACAAACAGAATACCATCAACAATATtagatttaataatttgaatacgTTCTCCAGTTCctgtaattttttcataaacataCCATCCAAAACCTTTGAAAGAAGAAATCGGTACCAATTAAACTTTACCCGAATTCAAGCGTCAGCTGCATGTTCAACAACGATCCCTTAGAACACCcaaaaccctagagagagaaacaatcgaaagaggagagagaaagagagaactcTTCAAATCAAAGCCCTAAACTTTTATTCCGACGCATCATAAACAGATGTAGCACAAACTCTTCACTGTACAATTAAAAGCTCATCACCGAATCTTAGCCGTCCATACTTTATAAGAGTAAACTATCTAATCCAACGGTTTAAGAGAGAGAAGACTGTACAAATCAACGGTTAAGATCAAATCGTTCCATTCCCCAGAGCATGACACGTGATCATATCCCGATGTGCTCCTCCTTTTCTCGCTCgtattgaaatttttgaaacccATCTTCATTACAAGCTTGTGTCGAAAGATTAAATCTTGACCAACTGGGTCTCTTCCAATTCCTTCTGATTTTGCCAGCGAGGTTTGGATTTCGTGCTTTTGTATATTTTCGTTGAGTCTTTGAAGCTATGGAGGCTTACAAGAAGTGGGTGAGGCAGAACAAAGAGTTTGTGCACTCCTTGGAGTCTTTGGCCAATGTAAGTTTACCTTTTGGATtaacatttttacaatattGTTTCTCGTTAAATTAAATGTGATCATTCCGTTGTTAGAATTTCATGAGCCAAAGTGAATTTTTAAGTTAGGTCATACTTCTGTGTTGTTTGATATTTCTCACTAATTGTGGCTTGGCAATTGTAACTGCACACAAAATTTTGGGGAAAATGGTGATTCTAATATGAATTTCGTGGGTTTATTTATAATATGGCTATTGCTGTTGCATCTGGTGgtattttgttttgcttttttcACCGATGATCATGATTTGGTTTTTTCgttagtaaaattgaaaaattttggGATTTTGTAATTACGactgaaaatatatttagtcagtggttttagaaaataaataaagcagCCTGCTTTGCTGTGATTGTTGTTTTCTGTTTGTTCAAGTCTATGAAGGCATTATGTTGAAGCATAGTTTGTTTATTGAGGAGTTGAAAATGTGGACAGGGACTGACATGGCTTCTTCCGGAACGGTTTTCTGAATCAGAGATTGGACCAGAAGCAGGTTTTGTgaatttttgtaactttttgcTACTTCGTTTTAGAGTCATTAGAAGCTTAGGTGTTCAGTTATCTGTTCATGTTGATCTCGAAGGTGATAAGCAGctaaaaaatgaatttacttTACAAAGCCGTGTGCATCCCTAACCTTAGTTTACCTATTGCATATCCGTATTGCAAATTGCTGCTATTTTAACGACTTCTAATTAccttatctatttttttaattatttttctcgtACTATATTTGGCTATGATATAGAGATTGGCACCTTATTGAGAAGATATATGATTTCATGCAGTAACAACCGTTCTGGGTATCATCACAGCTCTCAATGAGCACATAATTGATACTGCTCCTAAGCAAAATATTTCAGGCTCTGTTACACCTTATTCATTTCCTTATCCATTATGGTTATCTGCATTAAAGGATTTGGAAACATTAGTTGAAGTTGTGGCACAACATTACTATGGTGATGATAGGAAATGGAATTTCCTTGCTGTTACTGAAGCAACCAAGTAAGCAGAATAATGTAATTTAGTGTATGGCCCTTCCTATTATCCTCTGTCTATTGttataatttcttatatatgTTCCCCATGATCCATCTTTCTGATTATCTTGTGTCACTATAAATCAGGGTACTGTTTCGGTTATCTTTATTTCGTAAGAGTGGATATAAGATGCTGCTACAAGGAGGTGAAACACCTAATGATGAGGAGCATTCAGATAGTTTTTCTTCACAACATATAGGCTTAAAACCCGATGGTCATCATAGACCTggttatatgaaaaataatcttGGAGCAAACCCAATGAATCTTGAAGGAAGAGCACTATCTGCTTTGGTTAGATTTGGAGAAAATGCCAAGGTATCGGATCCAGTGAGATTACACCGGGTTCAACACCAACAACAAACTATGGAGCTTACAagtaatttgtttataaaatcatttctaGCATTAGTGTAATTGATTGTAATGCATCAGATATTCaacttatatttgtttctttcaGCTTCAAGAGTAGATAGACCTACACTTTTCACCATACTGTCAGAAAGGGGTCTGCGTGGGACTCTGCTTTTTATTGGAGAGGTTCTATTTATAAGCAGACCGCtggtttatgttttgtttattcGAAAATATGGTATTCGGTCATGGACCCCTTGGTTCCTTTCGCTGGCTATTGATTGCATAGGAAACAGTTTTCTTTCAATTGTTACATCATCAGTGGTTGGCGGGAAGGAGCAAGTGTTTCATCTGTCTGCCCCAGAAAAGGATGAGGTCTGTGTTTCTCTAGACTGAAAATCTTTACCATATAAGATGCACTGAGCTTAAATAGTCTTCTGTCTCGAATCTTGGCTGTTAATTCTGCGTTCTGAACCCTTGGATCCTTGTAATGTTCCACCCTCTAAAGGGTTAATGCTTAAATCGTTTTGCTTCAGGTTAAACGACGAAAGCTGCTGTTTGTTCTTTACCTAATGAGAGATCCATTTTTCAGCAAGTACACTAGGTAGCAatgatttacatttttttctcattttgtcCCATCCTTTCACATTTGTAACACCTTGCGTCTTGCAACGCTCTACTTGTAAGTTGGAGAAAAATtgatactaaaatatttataatgttttaggCAAAGACTTGAAAGCACAGAGAAAACTTTGGAACCTATTCCTGTGATAGGTTTTCTTACAGGTTTgattcatacttttttttttgtttccccAGTTTACCTTTTATTCTCTTACTTGCTTGTCATCTTCATCTCAGCTTGGTTGACTCTTTGAGTATTTGATCTGTTTTCGTAATGTATGTTACAGCAAAACTTGTTGAGCTTATGATTGGAGCTCAAACACGATACACTTACATGTCAGGATCGTGATATAAGTCCGGAACGAACACCGAATTGCCCTCAAAGATTTTGGAAAGATAGATATTCTTACTCTTCTTCCATGCCATATCCTGTTACAGATGTTTCAAATGATGAAGAGATATCAAACCAGCTACTGCtatgattgaaaaataacaaatcaTGCAGGCTTGAACATTTCTCTTGCTAGACAATCCCACACATAGAATGTGTTAGGCTGCAACCCATTTGTGGGACAAGTTGTTTGCAAGGATGGTTTCACTATCAATAACCCTGTATAAGCTGGAATGTTTCCTTGGGAGATTTTGTTCTACTCCTATACACAACATAGGTTGGTGAGACAGATTACACTTGTAGTTCTGAGCATGAATTCTCTAGTTAATCTGATTCTTGAACTCGGAAAACtgtattatattaaaacttgTTAAGTTTTAGCTTATTTTCCATCAGCATCCATGTGTGGACAAATGTATGTTAAATTTCACCTTTTTATCactaaagataaataaataaccaTCTGAAGCTGCAATGCTGGCCAAAATTACGTATCTTATCAGCTTCATCTTGTaacattctttttcttatacATTTTAGTTTCTATCAATTCTTGTGCACCAACATTACGTATCTTATGGTTGGAACTTACTGTAAACTATTCAATGtcttttttgtaatattatagtTGTTTGGTTCGCAAAAATTCAGTTATAGTGTTTAATACTTTCATATTTGAATGAACAAAATGTCTATGGTGTTACAGTGTCATGAAATTGTTCACAGTTGTATTGCATTCCCTCTCATAACATTGTGCAGTgatattctatatatatatatatatatatatatatatattacagaaGTTTGGTATCTGATTTTAGAGAAgctaatatgaattttttttgtaaacccGTACAGACTAACCTATCTTATGAAgacatttatttccttttacaTATTTTCCTTATAAGGAATTTTCTGTTGAAATATGGCTTCAATGATaaagattatattaattattgattctTCTGTTTCAATTACAGGATAACAATGAATAAGATTTAgcttttagaatttgttttctCATTCCCCTTTATACCTAATATTGGTAATGAGAATTATCAAAGCTTCAATtgtgactttatttttagatattagTCATAGATTTCTATGAAAAATATTCTCACATATCcttgatttctttttcaatgtATTTCTTCCTCCACccagaatatatttttaatttcattttgtataGTCCAGgataaatatctaaattttacaaatttgaaatgttttccACTATGGGCACTTTGTATTTTTCATCACCTGTGGAGGTGCAAAAAGAAAGTATAGGCTGCCAAGAGAAATTTCTGTTTATTATTTGAGTTGGATTAGgactttttcttcctccatcCCACAATTACTATATACACCCTCATAATAAAGTAAGAAGACTATTATACACTCTCCTGTTGCACCAGGCGACACTTGTATTTTCATAGCTGCTACacgaaaaagaagaagatagagaGTAAAACGGTGAGTTTGGTGGGAAGTTTATTATGGAAAGCTCATTTCAATAGATAATATCATACATGTTTCAGAAATCTTGTTCCAAAATGCATCTCATGTGTTTCAGTTTCTCATATGTTATGAAAAGTTTCCTCAAGAAATCCTGTCtttaaaaactcttttttttttctaaatacatttcatatattttataaagattgatttaaacatttttgtaTAATGGTTATGTAATTAGGACTAGACGGAAAAGGCACTAAAAATGAACGATCGGTcatgtatatttaaatttatggaaTTTAGACAAACAACACAAGGGTCAAACGGTTAGATGTGAGTAGAGATCGAACATATGCTCTTAACATTAAACATCTCTAAAGAACTATtacaaaccaaaattaaattaggGATAAGTGTTAATTAGTAGATAATGGATCAGGATTGGACCGTgattaatagttttattaatcataaacttatataaaaaactataaatacagttcaaaagaa is part of the Vigna radiata var. radiata cultivar VC1973A unplaced genomic scaffold, Vradiata_ver6 scaffold_194, whole genome shotgun sequence genome and harbors:
- the LOC106779367 gene encoding peroxisome biogenesis protein 16; translated protein: MEAYKKWVRQNKEFVHSLESLANGLTWLLPERFSESEIGPEAVTTVLGIITALNEHIIDTAPKQNISGSVTPYSFPYPLWLSALKDLETLVEVVAQHYYGDDRKWNFLAVTEATKVLFRLSLFRKSGYKMLLQGGETPNDEEHSDSFSSQHIGLKPDGHHRPGYMKNNLGANPMNLEGRALSALVRFGENAKVSDPVRLHRVQHQQQTMELTTSRVDRPTLFTILSERGLRGTLLFIGEVLFISRPLVYVLFIRKYGIRSWTPWFLSLAIDCIGNSFLSIVTSSVVGGKEQVFHLSAPEKDEVKRRKLLFVLYLMRDPFFSKYTRQRLESTEKTLEPIPVIGFLTAKLVELMIGAQTRYTYMSGS
- the LOC106779370 gene encoding ubiquitin-related modifier 1 homolog 2, with product MQLTLEFGGGLELLCDSKKIHNVNIEQQNGEAKLIMKDLLSWVRTNLIKERPEMFMKGDTVRPGVLVLVNDCDWELSGQLDTSLEEKDVVVFISTLHGG